CACGATTTCTCAGGAAGTCGGCACCAACAAATTAGCCACCTATGACAGTAGGATATATAATCTCGTCATCTACGTAACAAATGCAGAAAATGGCGATGATCTTGAGACTACAGTGATTTTGTACAAATCTGGTGAAACGGATAAGCTCGAAGAAGTAAAATTTTATAATGAGTATGAAGAAGAAATTGTCGACATCCCCAAAAATCCAAGTGAATTACCTAAAACGGGAACAAGTACGATGACGATTGTACTTATTCTATTTGGAATTGCTTTAATAGCTGTTGGATTAATACAATTACCAAAGGGTAGAAGTAAATAAAAGTAGCAAATATAAAATCCTAGGGTTTGCTCTAGGATTTTTAATATTATTTGTCTTTTTGAATAAATATAGTTTATTATTAAATAAACTAGAATAGTGCGAAAATCTGTGAGAATCGGTGATTACATGAAAAAAACAATCTCAACACTCCTTATTATTATAGGGATTTTATTAGTATCTCTGCCTTATATTAGTGACTTTATGTTAAAGCTATCAAATGATGCCAATAGCAAAGAGATAGATAAGATTACATGGGAAGATATTGAAAAAAACCAAGAAAGCAAAGCTGAGTTTAATTTAGATTCTGTTCAAGATGTGAATCTTACGAGGACACTATTAGGTTCAAGAAATCTTGATAGAAATCTTATTATCGGTCAACTGATTATTCCTGATATTGATTTGAGTTTGCCAATCCTAAAGGGTATTTCAGAGAGGAATTTGCTAGGTGGAGTAGGCACCATGAAGAAAGATCAAAAAATGGGTCAAGGCAATTATACTTTAGCAGGCCATTATGTTAGCAGAAAAGATACCCTTTTTGGAGGGTTAATGGATATTAAAGAGGGAAGTACGATTTACATGACAGATAAAAAGACGATGTATGAGTACATCGTCTATAAAATAGAAATCGTGCAAGATACAGCTATAGAAATGTTATCCGATGATCGTTCTAATGAACGGGAAAAGCCCATCGCATCCCTTATGACCTGCTATTATTCTTCTAAAACCGGCAAAAGGTTTTTCGCCATAGGAGAGCTTGTAGACCAGTACCCCTATATTGAACAGTAGTTGAGCGATGGCGGAACAATTGTTAGAAGCTACATTCCTAATTTTTTTCTCTTGCTATTAATATGAGCTTCAATGCCTTTAGCAACTTCTACAGGATCGTCCCCTATGGCTACCTTACCACCTGTAAGCCCTTCTACGTCTTCTGTCAGAAGTTTTACTAGATTTGGTGCTCCAGTAATAAATGGAGTAGGAGATAGATGTGTATAGCAGCCATATGCTACTGTAAAGATACCATCTATAGTTGCCTTTTGCTCCATCCATTCTGGTGCTGTGACGGCGATTGGAAGGTCAGGGATGTCTACATCTAAATGATCTGCCAAAGCAGTTACGAGCATAGAGATTCTACCAGTATCTGTACAAGTACCAAAGCTCAATACTGGAGGTATTCCTAAAGCTTTGCAAATGCCTTTTAGACCTTCTCCTGCCATTTCAGCAGCGTCTAGATTACAAAGTCCAGCTACTTCTAAACCATGGTTCCCGCAACCACCAGCAACAACTAAGATATCCCGTTTTATCAATTCTCTAGTAAGGTTTACGGTATTCCAGTCTTGTGGACCGTTTCTTAATGTAGAACAGTTTGCTAGAGCTACAACTCCCTTGATTTGTCCTTTTGAGATTACATCTACTAGGGTGTTTAGATCATTGCCAATAGCACCTAATACTGCTTCAGTAGAGAAACCAGCAATTGCCTTTTGTACATGTTTTGGTACCATTGGAGTAATTTTTCCGTGTCTCTTTTTAAAGTTCTCTATAGCTAATTCAATGCATTTGTCTGCCATCTCATCTGCTTTTGAAGGATAGTATGGCATATTCGTTTCACAACCAGGTACTCCGATAATCGTACTTACGCTAATGAGAGCTACTTGATATTTTTCTGCATATTGATCAATCGCTGGAGGAGAACAGTTTTCTTCCATAACGAGTGCGTCTACAGTTCCTGTTGCTAAAAAGGGCTCGATAGAAAGCCAGTTACCCATTAATCCTACAAAGACATCGTCTACTTCAAATCTTTGTAGTAATTCTTGCCCTGTTTCAATGGAACCTACAATTCGAAGACCTTTTGCACCAGCTTTTTTGGCCATTTCTTGGTATTCTGCTTTCTTTGCCTTTTGCAAAGTAGCAACGCCAATCCAAGGTTGGTGACCATTAAAGGCAATATTTACATAGTCAGGATCCATAATCCCTAAGTCTACATTTACTTCATGAGGCATTGGAGTTCCAAATAAAATATCTTGAGTCATTTCCAAGCCTATTTGAGCAGTGTAAATAGTAGAAAGTCCAAGTCGAAGAGCTTTTGTTGCTAAAGAAACATAATCTCCATCTACATTTGTCAAGCAACTTGCAATGGCGTTTTGAACTTCATGCTCGACGCCACAAGGATAGATATGAAGGTTTCTCCAAACATCATGACGTTTTTTAGGAGCAAAAGCCTTAACCATTAAGCTTTCTTCATCTGGAGTTATTTTCATTTCTTTGTCAAAGAGATCTGCTAGTTGAATAGCCATAGCATTTACATCTTGATTTGTATCTATTCCAAGTGTTGCACACATAGATTTTAACTTATCTATATCCTTAATTTTAAAGGATGTTTTTCCTTCAGCAGTAGCTTTTAGGGTTCTAAAAGCTTCATAAGCGTGGTGTCCATAAGTGGCAGCACCCATAATATTATGCATAAGGAAATTTCTCATAGCCATTGCATCTGGTCCAATGCCACAAACTCCTTTGGTAGCTCCTGTCTTTTCATTAATACGACAAGGACCTTGCGTACATAGTTGACAGCTTATTCCCTCTAAACAAAATTTACAGCGTATTTTTTCTTGCTCTGGCCATCTTGAAAATACGCTAGAAAGGCCATCGGTTTGAATTCTCCTTAACATTTCTTCAACTGAATCGTGGTAGCTGACTCTACCTTCCATTTTTTCTAAAATTGTCTCAGACATTAGTTCCTCCTCATTTCATTAAATACTAAGATTTCACCCTTAGTATGCGTTGATCTGTAAATAAAATGAGCAAAAAGAAAAAATAGTTGGAAAATTAATCATTTGATTTTTGTCCCAATAATATAGTAAATTCTACAGAGATTTCTTGAATATCTGAATGTAGTACCTGCTGTATTCTTTCTTGAGAGACTTTCCATGATAGAGGAGTCATGGAAATTAGATGCTCGAGATTAGTCTTGTCTATAGGAGCCTTGTATTCTAATGAGTGGGTGCTTAGGAGCTGATAGTTTTTCTTAAAATGGTTTATAACCCTTTCATTAGAATAAGTTTCTTTCTCTGTTTCGTTATAGAAGGCATCTCGTAATTCTCGTAAGTAATTGGATCCTGGCACAACTTTTATGAGTAAGCCATTTTTTTTAAGAATTCGATTAAATTCTGCATAGTTTGAAGGGGATAATACATCTAATATTATATCAAAACTCTGATTTTTAAAGGGATTTTTTGTTAAGTCGCCTACACACCAAATGCATTCTTTGTATTCCCTAGAAGCAATATGTATCCCGTCTTTAGAAATATCGATACCAATGCCTTCATAAGAGATGCTTCCATTAGATATGTTTTCAATAATTTGAGAAAGATGGGACCCTTCGCCACAACCTATATCTAATATATTAATTTTATTTGAGCTTTTAATTTGCTGTAGAGTGATGATTTCACTGATTTTTTTGATTAAAGGTGTGAAAAATCCACTTTTACATATAATATTACGAGATTCTAACATAGAACGATTGTACTCTGTCTTTACATTGTGAAGAAGAAAATTGATATACCCGTTTTTTGACAAATCAAAGCAATGATTTTTTTTACATCTTAAGCTATTATATTCTACGATTTCCATACTACTTTCGCAGATTGGACATTTAAATACTTTAATATTATTTTTTATCTTCATTTTACCTAAAGGTATTATTTTATCTTTCATCAATGAACACACCTCTTATTATGAATAATTTGAATAGATTAATTCTTTTGTTATAAATATTAAATACTAAAAAAACAAACCAAATTATAAATGCTGTTAAAAATTACCTGATTATTTTATTCTTTACGAAACATACTATGACTATAACATAAAAAGGAGGCAATAAAAATGAGTAGAAGAAAACAAAAAGCAGGATTAGAACAATTCAAACAAGAGTGTGCAAGAGACTTATCAATAAATTTAAAACAAGGATACAATGGAGACTTAACTTCTAAGGAAGCAGGATCTGTTGGTGGAGAAATGGTTAAGAGAATGGTTAGAGCTTACGAGGAAAAAACAAATCAAAATCAAAATATGCAGTAGTTATATAATAAGGAAACAGCAATTACGAGAGACAAAGGAAGAATAATTATTTCCTTTGTCTTTTTCGTTATAGATTGGACAGTTGGACGGGATAACTTCTTTTAGCGGAAAGTGGAATGTTGAAAGCTGAACTCGCCTTTAGGCGAGGAATGCTTTGACAACTGCTTAGCAATCGTTTAACTACCGTTCAACTATTGTTTAAAAGGGGCATAAAACGAGTCGCCAATAGGAATAATATACTCATCATAAAAGAATGAAAGGAGCATTTCTATGGCTAATTTTACTGGAACTGTTAAATGGTTTGACAATGATAGAGGCTATGGGTTTATTTCTACAAATGATGGAAAAGATGTTTTTTTGCATCATTCTCAAGTGAAAGAAAAAAGCCATGACAAGGATATACACGAAGGGGAAGAACTGACTTTTGATATAAGAGAAGACGAAAAAGGTCCAGCTGCAATTAATGTTCAAAAAATGTGAGGAGGACAAATTGAATGAATAGAGTACACTATTATGTAATAGGATTACAAAACAATACAGAGAAGACACAAATAAAAAATGCCTTAGATAAATTAGACGGAGTGCAAATGGTTAATGTAGATCTTGGTCGAGGCTCAATAGAAGTTGGATTTAATGAAGCAACAGGTGAAGATGAAATAAGAAAGACAATAGAACATACAGCATGTTGTAAAATTAAACAATAGATATTTGCACTAAAGAACTTTTAAGTGTAGAGTATAGTAAATAGCTAAAAGCGGAATGCGGAAAGCTGAAAACTCGCCTAAAAGCGAGGTAAAGTAAGATCCTTCGCTTATGCTCAGGATGACTAGGTAGTCAACTAGAGCCATCCCTGCGGGTTTTTAGGTATTGGGACCTTAGCTACTGCTTAAGTCATTCTTGAGCGTAGCGAAGAATCTTGACCCTAAAGGAATATCTTAATACTAATGACTAGCAACTAAAACGTTTATAGCACTTTAACAGGAGGTGATACAAATTGAAAAACTTTTTTCGAACTGAATTTGATTACGAAGAAGACCCTTATGATCGCCTAGAAGAAATTGTCAACAACAAGAGCAAATATAAAGATTTTACGAATAAGTCAACATTAAAAAAACCAGAGTTTGACTATGAAGAAGACCCTTATGAACCAGAAATCGATTTTGAAGAATAACTTGTGAACAATAGTTGAACGGTAGTCGAGCAATCGTTATACAGTAGTTAAGCAATTGTTTAATTACTGTTCAACCTACCTAAAATCGAGAAGGTATTGTATGAGTTGCAGATTTAGTCATCAATGGTGACCTAAAAAGTTTTTACTTAGAACTTACAACATAGAACTTAAAACTAAAGCTAAAGCGCCTCAGGCGCTTTCTCGACAAATTTCGACTTGTTTTATAAAAATTCTATTTACAAAAACTACTTCATGTGTGATAATAGTGGAAAAGAAATCTTTAAACAGGTACAGGGATACCAGTAAGATTAATATTTCTAGCATGTCACGCTATGACCATGCTCAAAACACGAATTTTAATCTTGCTGCGACACTGCAGCAAGATTTTTTGTGCGAAATTGCTTTCTATCTATCCCATTATACCTACCAATTCAAGGAGGAGAATTATGGAAAACCAAAACACAATACGAGGTTATTTACCTGACGAAAGACCACCTTTCCTAGAACTTATTCTATTTGCAATTCAACAAATTGTTGTTATGTTTCCAGCCACGGTCTTAGTAGCGCTTATTACAGGTTTTCACGTTTCAACGACAATCTTTGCAAGTGGTTTAGCAACCTTAGGGTTTATTTTAGTTACAGGTAGAAAAATACCACTATATTATGGCTCAAGTTTCTCTTATATTGCAGCAATTGCTTCAATAATGAGCGCAGATGCTTTTGCAGGTTATTCTTTAAATGACAAAATCTCAATTGCACAATTTGGAATTATCATGTCTGGTTTTGTTTCAATTGTAGCAGGCTTTGTCATTCAAAAGAGTGGAAAGAAAATGATTGATAAAGTGCTTCCACCAACTGTTACAGGAAGTATTGCCATCATTATTGGTCTATCTTTAGCTGCTAATGCTATGGGAAATGCCTCAGCTGTCCCAGCAAATGTTTTAGAAGTAAATCAAGCTACTGCAAGCAGTTATGCATGGGTTATTGCAGTTGTTACTTTAATTGCAACAATTTTATATTCCGTTTACTTAAGAGGTAAGTTAAGTCAATTGCCAATTTTATTTGGACTTTTAACAGGTTATGCAGTAGCACTCATCATTGGAAATGTAACAGGAATTCAATTTGTAAATTTTAACACTATCGTATCTGATAGCATTATAAATATGCCTATATTCACATTCCCTAAACCAACTGTGGCTGCAGTAGTGGCGATTATGCCTATTGCTATTGCTACAATCCCTGAATCAACAGCACATATTTATCAATTAGATATTTACGTAAATGAATTAGCAAAGAGAAAAGGTAAGAAAGAAAGATATAATATTGAAGATAAACTAGGGTTAAACCTTATTGGAGACGGTTTGGGAGATATTATATCTGGTTTTATCGGTGGACCTGCTGGTACAAATTACGGTGAAAACATCAGTGCTATGGCCATATCAAAGAACTTCTCTGTACCAGTACTAATCGTAGCAGCTATCATTACTATGGTGATCTCTTGCTTTACACCACTTATTAATATCATTTACTCCATTCCAACATCTGTAATAGGAGGATTGTCTATTTACTTATTTGGCGTTATCGCAGCGCAAGGTATTACAATTATGATGGATAAAAAAGTGGATATGTTTAGCTCTAAGAACTTAGCAGTTATTGCGGTTATATTAATCATAGGATTAGGTGGAACATATCAGTTTGAAGGCGGCATGATTCCAATGTTCGGAACACAACTTCCAGCACTAGCAACAGCAGCTATTGTAGGAATAGCGTTAAATTTACTTCTTTCAATAGGGGAAAGAGATTAGTTGAAAGCGGGATGCTGAATGCGGAAGTTTTAGTGATGAGCTATCAGCCACCAGCTACCAGTATTTTAGGGCTAGGCTCTGCGGGTCAAAGGTCCTTTGTTGGTGCTTAGGATGACTGGGGTAGTAGTTAGGCTTATTTATATCAAAAAGTAGGGACACTTTAAAAGTGTCCCTTTTGTCATTCTAATATACAAGGAAAGTTCTGTTTTGAGATTTAACTGCTATTAAGCCATCTTTATATATAGTTTAATCTTTGACTTGTAAGATTCCACCCTAGCACTGGTAGCTAGTAGCTAATCGCTGGTTTTCAGCTTTCGGCATTCAACTTTCAGCGATTAATGCTTGTTATATGATGAAAAATCGCTTCTTTAAAGTTCTTCCTCCAGGTTACGTTTCTTCCATTAAAGGTATGTTGTGATACTACGGGTTCGCCCGTTATAGGATCAAACCCAGTGATAATAGTTGAGTGTTGAATTCGATCTTGAAAATTCTTGTATTGTATAAGGTCTCCTATCTGCACTTTTCCAGCAATATCTCTAGAGTATAAATCTTGATTTGCTAAGTAATAAGTATCTGCTTTTATGCCAAAGCTTCTATTTTCCACTGTAGTAGTTCGTATATACCAATAAAGTGAATGGGCTACAGCCCAGCTGATAGAAGTTTGACCATTGTTATACCACCAAGGGTGTGTATTATTATAGTCGTTTTGAGCGCCACCAGCCCGTAAGCATTGAGAGATAAAATTTGTACAGTCGTCATTTTCAAAGTACACGTAATCTGGATTAGGGTTTAGAGCATATTGTAAAGCGTATTGAACAGCAGCATTTCGATTGTAAATCACCTTTGTCACATCCTTTCTTGCTATATCATACGCACTGTTAAGAAAAGAGTGTATGAAAAAGGTGGTCAGGTGGTCAGTAAAACCTTTTTAGCTGAAAGCGGAACTTTAGTTGGAAAAGCTTGATTAGTTAGCTAGTCAGAAAGGTCATGCTTTTTTGGTGGGAGCTAATGAAGAGTAGGGTGCCTTAGCAGGTCACCATGGGTGACCTAAATTTCAGCTGTCCGCTTTCCGCTTTCCGCAAATACTCAATTATTGATTTCACCCCTACCTTTTATATAAGACTTAGAATTAAAACAGATGTTTTACATAAAAAGCAACAAACTTACGGCCATGACAGCCATTCCAGCTACTAATCCATACATTGCTAGATGTGTTTCAGCATAGGCTCTTGCTGTTGGTAATAACTCATCTAAGGAGATAAATACCATAATTCCAGCTACAATACCAAATAAAATGCCTATAAATAATTTCATGCTGCCAAAAAAGGCATACAGTAAAAAGTATCCAATTATTGCCCCAAGAGGTTCAGATAGCCCTGATAAAAGAGATAACTTAAAAGATTCCTTTCGGTTACCAGTAGCATAAAAGACAGGTATAGATATAGCAATTCCCTCAGGTATATTATGAATCGCAATCGCAATAGCGATAGGAATACCCAATGAAGAATCTTCTATAGAAGCTACAAAAGTTGCTAAACCTTCAGGAAAATTGTGAATGGCTATAGCGAGCGCCGTGAGGACGCCAATTCTTTTTAATTTGTGATTAGAGTGTTTGTCGTGTTGATTTATATATTCAACCATCTTGATTTCTTCGGCGATATGTGGCTCGTGGGGATTATCTTCAGTTGGCACTAATTTATCGATGATAGCAATAATTAATATTCCCGCAAAAAAAGAAGCAACTGAAACCCAAGGACCTAATTCACCTCCTAATTCTGTAATAAGGTAGTCCTTGGATTTTGGTAAGATTTCAATCATAGATATGTAAACCATTACCCCTGCAGAAAACCCAAGAGCAAGAGATAAAAACTTGTAATTTGTTCTCTTTGTAAAAAGGGCTAAAAGACTTCCAATCCCTGTAGATAAACCTGCAAATAAGGTAAGCCCAAATGCAAATATAACATTATTAAAGTCCATATTACACTCCTTCGTCACGAAACGACATTTATTTTAACATATTATAACACGAATTAAGTTGTAAGTTCTAGGTTCTAAGTTCTAAGTTCTAAGTTCTAAGTTCTAAGTTCTAAGTTAGAAGTTGTTGTGAACAGACAAAAAATATAGCTGAAAGCCGAAAGCTGAAAGCAGAACTTTCTATGGAATTTAGTACTAACAACTATATATTTGCTTACCACCCTACCACCTTACCACCTTACTACCTCGTATGTTATAATAGCTATTAATAGAAAAACAGCTAAAGAAAAAGGTGGAGTTTTATGCGTATCTTACATACTGCGGACTGGCATTTGGGAAAACACTTAGAAGGATTTAGTCGTATGGACGAGCAAGAATCCTTTCTAGAGGATTTTATAGATATTGTTCAAAGAGAAGAAGTAGATATGGTTATCATTGCAGGGGATATTTACGATACCAGTAATCCCCCTGCTCGAGCAGAGAAGATGTTTTATGATGCCCTTAAAAAAATATCTGCTCATGGGGAGCGTTTGATCTTAGTTATAGCTGGCAATCACGATAATCCAGAGCGTTTAGTTGCTGCAGGACCTTTAGCAAGAGATCATGGGATTATTATGCTTGGCACACCAAAGACAGTAGCTCAAACGGGTTTTTATGGAGAGCATAAAGTAATTGCTAGCAGTGAGGGTATGATAGAGGTGGAAATCAACGGAGAAAAGGCCGTAATTCTAACCATTGCTTACCCTAGCGAAAAGAGATTAAATGAAGTTTTGTATAAGGAATTGACTACAGATGAAGAAAAATTAGCAACTTATGCAGAGAGGATACAAGCTCTCTTTACAGAGCTAGAGAATTATTTTAGAGAAGACACCATTAATGTAGTAGTCAGTCATTTGTTTGCTATGGGAAGTGAGGAGGAAGGCTCCGAAAGAAATATACAGCTTGGAGGAAGTTATATTATTGATGGAAGGTATTTTCCACAAAAGGCACAGTATATTGCATTAGGCCATATTCACAAGCCTCAAATCGTGCCAGGTACTCAAAAAAGAGCTCGCTATGCTGGTTCGCCTATTCATTACAATAAAAAAGAAAGACATTTTCAAAAAAAGTGCTTCATTGTAGATTTAGAGCCAAAAAAAGAAGCTCTTATTCATGAAGTTCCCCTAAAGGTGTACAAGCCCATAGAAGTTTGGCAGTGTGATAGCATTGAAAAGGCAATTGCCCTATGCGA
This sequence is a window from Alkalibaculum bacchi. Protein-coding genes within it:
- the cooS gene encoding anaerobic carbon-monoxide dehydrogenase catalytic subunit; protein product: MSETILEKMEGRVSYHDSVEEMLRRIQTDGLSSVFSRWPEQEKIRCKFCLEGISCQLCTQGPCRINEKTGATKGVCGIGPDAMAMRNFLMHNIMGAATYGHHAYEAFRTLKATAEGKTSFKIKDIDKLKSMCATLGIDTNQDVNAMAIQLADLFDKEMKITPDEESLMVKAFAPKKRHDVWRNLHIYPCGVEHEVQNAIASCLTNVDGDYVSLATKALRLGLSTIYTAQIGLEMTQDILFGTPMPHEVNVDLGIMDPDYVNIAFNGHQPWIGVATLQKAKKAEYQEMAKKAGAKGLRIVGSIETGQELLQRFEVDDVFVGLMGNWLSIEPFLATGTVDALVMEENCSPPAIDQYAEKYQVALISVSTIIGVPGCETNMPYYPSKADEMADKCIELAIENFKKRHGKITPMVPKHVQKAIAGFSTEAVLGAIGNDLNTLVDVISKGQIKGVVALANCSTLRNGPQDWNTVNLTRELIKRDILVVAGGCGNHGLEVAGLCNLDAAEMAGEGLKGICKALGIPPVLSFGTCTDTGRISMLVTALADHLDVDIPDLPIAVTAPEWMEQKATIDGIFTVAYGCYTHLSPTPFITGAPNLVKLLTEDVEGLTGGKVAIGDDPVEVAKGIEAHINSKRKKLGM
- a CDS encoding metallophosphoesterase family protein yields the protein MRILHTADWHLGKHLEGFSRMDEQESFLEDFIDIVQREEVDMVIIAGDIYDTSNPPARAEKMFYDALKKISAHGERLILVIAGNHDNPERLVAAGPLARDHGIIMLGTPKTVAQTGFYGEHKVIASSEGMIEVEINGEKAVILTIAYPSEKRLNEVLYKELTTDEEKLATYAERIQALFTELENYFREDTINVVVSHLFAMGSEEEGSERNIQLGGSYIIDGRYFPQKAQYIALGHIHKPQIVPGTQKRARYAGSPIHYNKKERHFQKKCFIVDLEPKKEALIHEVPLKVYKPIEVWQCDSIEKAIALCEENSTKECWTYLEIKTQRFIRENEIKTMKNYKKDIIEIMPILLCDEKPTNEITNMADKSFEDIFREFYKNERETEPDEELVNMLLELVKEDMYEAAEAEG
- a CDS encoding class A sortase codes for the protein MKKTISTLLIIIGILLVSLPYISDFMLKLSNDANSKEIDKITWEDIEKNQESKAEFNLDSVQDVNLTRTLLGSRNLDRNLIIGQLIIPDIDLSLPILKGISERNLLGGVGTMKKDQKMGQGNYTLAGHYVSRKDTLFGGLMDIKEGSTIYMTDKKTMYEYIVYKIEIVQDTAIEMLSDDRSNEREKPIASLMTCYYSSKTGKRFFAIGELVDQYPYIEQ
- a CDS encoding cold-shock protein yields the protein MANFTGTVKWFDNDRGYGFISTNDGKDVFLHHSQVKEKSHDKDIHEGEELTFDIREDEKGPAAINVQKM
- a CDS encoding Spy0128 family protein, which gives rise to MRRKHTKFMKVLLILATCLIVLRPTALAAEVRSGEIPVTVTLGGSPPTVDEDYKIIMKADNPVNPMPEGSVDGVFSMIITGADTARLPGIEFSSLGVYTYTISQEVGTNKLATYDSRIYNLVIYVTNAENGDDLETTVILYKSGETDKLEEVKFYNEYEEEIVDIPKNPSELPKTGTSTMTIVLILFGIALIAVGLIQLPKGRSK
- a CDS encoding amidase domain-containing protein, with product MIYNRNAAVQYALQYALNPNPDYVYFENDDCTNFISQCLRAGGAQNDYNNTHPWWYNNGQTSISWAVAHSLYWYIRTTTVENRSFGIKADTYYLANQDLYSRDIAGKVQIGDLIQYKNFQDRIQHSTIITGFDPITGEPVVSQHTFNGRNVTWRKNFKEAIFHHITSINR
- the zupT gene encoding zinc transporter ZupT, with amino-acid sequence MDFNNVIFAFGLTLFAGLSTGIGSLLALFTKRTNYKFLSLALGFSAGVMVYISMIEILPKSKDYLITELGGELGPWVSVASFFAGILIIAIIDKLVPTEDNPHEPHIAEEIKMVEYINQHDKHSNHKLKRIGVLTALAIAIHNFPEGLATFVASIEDSSLGIPIAIAIAIHNIPEGIAISIPVFYATGNRKESFKLSLLSGLSEPLGAIIGYFLLYAFFGSMKLFIGILFGIVAGIMVFISLDELLPTARAYAETHLAMYGLVAGMAVMAVSLLLFM
- a CDS encoding methyltransferase domain-containing protein, producing MKDKIIPLGKMKIKNNIKVFKCPICESSMEIVEYNSLRCKKNHCFDLSKNGYINFLLHNVKTEYNRSMLESRNIICKSGFFTPLIKKISEIITLQQIKSSNKINILDIGCGEGSHLSQIIENISNGSISYEGIGIDISKDGIHIASREYKECIWCVGDLTKNPFKNQSFDIILDVLSPSNYAEFNRILKKNGLLIKVVPGSNYLRELRDAFYNETEKETYSNERVINHFKKNYQLLSTHSLEYKAPIDKTNLEHLISMTPLSWKVSQERIQQVLHSDIQEISVEFTILLGQKSND
- a CDS encoding uracil-xanthine permease family protein, with amino-acid sequence MENQNTIRGYLPDERPPFLELILFAIQQIVVMFPATVLVALITGFHVSTTIFASGLATLGFILVTGRKIPLYYGSSFSYIAAIASIMSADAFAGYSLNDKISIAQFGIIMSGFVSIVAGFVIQKSGKKMIDKVLPPTVTGSIAIIIGLSLAANAMGNASAVPANVLEVNQATASSYAWVIAVVTLIATILYSVYLRGKLSQLPILFGLLTGYAVALIIGNVTGIQFVNFNTIVSDSIINMPIFTFPKPTVAAVVAIMPIAIATIPESTAHIYQLDIYVNELAKRKGKKERYNIEDKLGLNLIGDGLGDIISGFIGGPAGTNYGENISAMAISKNFSVPVLIVAAIITMVISCFTPLINIIYSIPTSVIGGLSIYLFGVIAAQGITIMMDKKVDMFSSKNLAVIAVILIIGLGGTYQFEGGMIPMFGTQLPALATAAIVGIALNLLLSIGERD
- a CDS encoding heavy-metal-associated domain-containing protein, which translates into the protein MNRVHYYVIGLQNNTEKTQIKNALDKLDGVQMVNVDLGRGSIEVGFNEATGEDEIRKTIEHTACCKIKQ
- a CDS encoding alpha/beta-type small acid-soluble spore protein: MSRRKQKAGLEQFKQECARDLSINLKQGYNGDLTSKEAGSVGGEMVKRMVRAYEEKTNQNQNMQ